One stretch of Pigmentiphaga aceris DNA includes these proteins:
- a CDS encoding branched-chain amino acid ABC transporter permease translates to MDVQIALFLTQDGVTNGAIYALLALTLVLAFTVTRVIFIPQGEFVAWGALTLAALQTGKLPGTVWLLLIGGVAVTLVEAVTCARNADWRRFPATLGWNLLYPGLVYAAARYLPWDTLPLVVQIVFALLMIVPLGPMVWRLAFQPLAEASVLTLLIVSVAVHLALVGIGLLFFGAEGSRTPPFSDGSITLGGFTINAQTLWVVGCSLALIAALYFFFERTFYGKALRATAVNRAGARLMGIPTSMAGRLSFLLCALIGAFSGILIAPITTIYYDTGFLIGLKGFVGAIIGGLGSYPIAAAGALLVGLLESFSSFWASAYKEVIVFTLIIPVLVWRSLTSRQVEEE, encoded by the coding sequence ATGGACGTCCAGATAGCTTTGTTCCTTACGCAAGATGGTGTCACCAACGGTGCCATCTATGCGTTGCTTGCCCTGACCCTGGTCCTGGCTTTCACCGTCACGCGGGTGATCTTCATCCCGCAGGGCGAGTTTGTTGCCTGGGGCGCACTGACCTTGGCCGCGCTGCAGACCGGCAAGCTGCCAGGTACTGTGTGGCTGCTGCTGATCGGTGGGGTGGCGGTGACACTGGTCGAGGCAGTCACCTGTGCGCGCAATGCAGACTGGCGTCGTTTCCCGGCCACGCTCGGCTGGAACCTGCTGTATCCCGGGTTGGTCTACGCGGCCGCCCGCTATCTTCCGTGGGACACGCTGCCGCTGGTGGTGCAGATCGTGTTCGCCCTGCTGATGATCGTGCCGCTCGGCCCGATGGTGTGGCGTCTGGCTTTCCAGCCGCTGGCCGAAGCCTCGGTGCTGACGCTGCTGATTGTCTCGGTTGCCGTTCACCTGGCGCTGGTTGGTATCGGCCTGCTGTTCTTTGGTGCCGAAGGCTCGCGCACGCCGCCGTTCTCCGATGGCAGCATCACGCTGGGTGGCTTCACCATTAATGCCCAGACCTTGTGGGTGGTGGGTTGCTCGCTGGCGCTGATCGCCGCCTTGTATTTCTTCTTTGAACGTACCTTCTACGGCAAGGCGTTGCGCGCCACGGCCGTGAACCGTGCCGGTGCACGTCTGATGGGCATTCCCACCAGCATGGCCGGCCGCCTGAGTTTCCTGTTGTGCGCCTTGATCGGTGCCTTCTCCGGCATCCTGATCGCGCCGATCACCACCATCTACTACGACACCGGCTTCCTGATCGGTCTGAAGGGCTTTGTGGGGGCCATCATCGGTGGCCTCGGCAGCTACCCGATTGCTGCGGCCGGCGCACTGCTGGTGGGCTTGCTGGAATCCTTCTCCTCGTTCTGGGCCAGCGCCTACAAAGAAGTCATTGTGTTCACGCTGATCATTCCCGTGCTCGTCTGGCGTTCGCTCACCTCACGCCAGGTGGAGGAAGAATGA